Proteins found in one Bremerella volcania genomic segment:
- a CDS encoding RHS repeat-associated core domain-containing protein yields the protein MFDPTIGRWISEDPIGFEAADENLQRYVGNNPINSTDPSGLQKAGDLGLGEFSETLFETTYNEEFWISIGRGKNITIPEGAEKDELFEKAFAKKYDLEVGEILLSDPTTHKFTPTSKHYKIHQRKFGFNDRLMAHLISFDFTDIRYVYEIVSVRNNPANSKEDICRYKIIDRLARVKTSVWAGYIFKDNQKGRGETRDQLFFDTLEPFSQPEKIKDHYWWRLKHYPDLRILPGYNGNIKFENFQQAFPYVKPPSKK from the coding sequence ATGTTCGATCCCACCATTGGCCGTTGGATTAGTGAAGACCCGATTGGATTTGAAGCGGCGGATGAAAATTTACAGCGGTATGTTGGAAACAATCCAATCAATTCAACTGATCCAAGCGGCCTTCAAAAGGCTGGAGATCTAGGCCTCGGGGAATTCAGCGAAACGCTGTTCGAAACCACGTACAATGAAGAATTCTGGATATCAATTGGACGTGGCAAGAATATTACGATTCCTGAGGGAGCCGAAAAAGACGAACTATTTGAAAAAGCCTTTGCAAAAAAATACGATTTGGAGGTTGGAGAAATTCTTCTCAGCGACCCAACCACGCACAAGTTCACACCAACTAGCAAACATTACAAAATCCATCAGCGCAAGTTCGGATTTAACGACCGGCTGATGGCACATCTTATTTCATTCGATTTCACTGACATACGGTACGTCTACGAAATTGTGTCTGTCAGGAACAACCCTGCCAACAGTAAAGAAGACATTTGCCGTTACAAGATCATCGATAGATTGGCGCGAGTCAAAACATCCGTGTGGGCTGGCTACATATTTAAAGACAACCAAAAAGGAAGAGGAGAAACAAGGGACCAACTTTTCTTTGACACCCTTGAACCTTTTTCTCAGCCTGAAAAGATCAAAGATCACTATTGGTGGCGTCTTAAACACTACCCGGATCTGCGAATTCTTCCTGGTTATAACGGGAATATCAAATTTGAGAACTTTCAACAGGCATTCCCCTACGTCAAACCTCCATCTAAGAAATAG
- a CDS encoding transglutaminase family protein — protein MDAQALQHGLSLAKRNLSCAVELPGAETLDIDECLEELAEWAHQVEKFTRRLMPRFQSSPEQFEETEARFRMLCLTTYLQRDLGIGYDQAWKEIPLEDDALFDDSQRLFLHGVIYERRGTCNSLPVLFTVVGRCLGYSLYLVKSIGHTFVRWEDCSDRFNIETTSPGFRALDDRHYHRWPKAMTHQDTQATYLLRNMNEEQENAAFFALRGHCLTDNRRFTDSLASYQEAQRTDPDDPNYRGHSAVATLMASIESRAMFHEIDGAGNLLNVVYRRQGRNTKRPAAWWEKRSFPQARKQYEFIMKCWADRDTDTALEDFYR, from the coding sequence ATGGACGCTCAAGCTCTTCAGCATGGACTTTCACTGGCCAAGCGAAATCTCAGTTGCGCGGTTGAATTGCCGGGAGCCGAGACGCTTGATATTGATGAGTGCCTTGAAGAACTCGCGGAATGGGCTCATCAAGTCGAAAAATTCACACGGCGATTGATGCCACGCTTCCAGAGCAGCCCGGAACAATTCGAGGAAACAGAAGCTCGCTTTCGCATGCTCTGCCTTACAACGTATTTGCAAAGAGACCTGGGCATCGGCTACGACCAAGCATGGAAAGAGATTCCACTTGAAGACGACGCCCTGTTCGATGACTCACAGCGTCTGTTTTTGCATGGAGTGATTTACGAACGGCGAGGCACCTGCAATTCCCTTCCCGTGCTATTTACCGTTGTTGGACGCTGCCTCGGATATTCTCTCTACTTGGTCAAGTCAATTGGCCATACTTTTGTTCGGTGGGAAGATTGTTCTGACCGTTTCAACATTGAGACAACATCGCCAGGCTTTCGGGCTCTTGATGATCGGCATTACCATCGTTGGCCTAAAGCAATGACCCATCAAGACACTCAAGCAACCTACCTGTTACGCAATATGAATGAAGAACAGGAAAACGCTGCGTTCTTTGCACTGCGCGGCCATTGCCTGACGGATAACCGCCGCTTCACCGACTCACTAGCCAGTTATCAAGAAGCTCAACGCACCGATCCGGACGATCCCAATTACCGTGGACATTCCGCAGTAGCAACGCTCATGGCGTCGATTGAGTCGCGAGCGATGTTCCATGAAATCGATGGTGCGGGAAACTTATTGAACGTCGTTTACCGTCGCCAGGGCAGGAACACAAAGCGTCCTGCAGCGTGGTGGGAAAAGAGATCGTTCCCCCAAGCTCGAAAGCAATACGAATTCATTATGAAATGTTGGGCGGACCGGGATACGGATACCGCATTGGAAGACTTTTATCGTTAA
- the tsaE gene encoding tRNA (adenosine(37)-N6)-threonylcarbamoyltransferase complex ATPase subunit type 1 TsaE — protein MSTITWEATSEDDTKKLGSILADAIPPGTVVALNGTLGAGKTRLVKAMADKLGIPAEDVISPTFVIMQRYFGGKTLYHFDVYRIKDDDEFLELGPEEYFDSDGITLLEWADRVENCLPHDYLRIDIEVLGETCRQFTISSVGADLENVPLLVKDAL, from the coding sequence ATGAGCACCATCACCTGGGAAGCCACCAGCGAAGACGACACCAAGAAGCTCGGAAGCATCCTGGCCGATGCCATCCCGCCAGGGACCGTCGTGGCCCTCAACGGCACGCTGGGCGCCGGTAAGACGCGGCTGGTCAAAGCGATGGCCGATAAGTTGGGCATCCCGGCCGAAGACGTCATCAGCCCCACGTTCGTCATCATGCAGCGATACTTCGGCGGCAAGACGCTCTACCACTTCGACGTCTACCGCATCAAAGACGACGACGAGTTCCTGGAACTAGGCCCCGAAGAATATTTTGACTCCGACGGGATCACGCTCTTGGAATGGGCCGACCGCGTCGAGAACTGCCTGCCGCACGATTATTTGCGGATCGACATCGAAGTGCTGGGGGAGACTTGCAGGCAGTTTACCATTTCTTCAGTGGGGGCGGACTTGGAGAACGTGCCGCTGTTGGTGAAGGATGCCTTGTAG
- the thiL gene encoding thiamine-phosphate kinase, with protein MEQAFLKYLAAQKQSLASNHIGIGDDAAVLSWQADQKLVVCTDLISDETDFHLADVTPQQIGRKALAINLSDIAAMACEPVGAFLTLLLPNGDASLALAKGIYEGAAQLGQTYGCPILGGDTNTWPGKVAVSVTVLGRCPFEKPLLREGAQPGDAIYVTGRLGGSILGGHIDFHPRVREAIRLREICGLTAGMDVSDGISIDLPRLCERSHVGAEIDVRTLPISDAARQMSQSTGKPAWWHALNDGEDFELLFTVPSGEANRLEAQWTESTPVTKIGTIQSGTELTMLDATGQRQPLKPEGFSHQ; from the coding sequence GTGGAACAAGCGTTCCTCAAATACCTCGCCGCTCAGAAGCAATCCCTCGCGTCCAATCACATTGGCATCGGTGACGACGCGGCCGTGCTCTCATGGCAGGCCGATCAGAAGCTGGTCGTCTGCACCGATTTGATCTCGGACGAAACCGACTTCCACCTGGCCGACGTCACCCCGCAGCAGATCGGCCGCAAGGCCCTGGCGATCAACCTCAGCGACATCGCTGCAATGGCCTGCGAGCCGGTAGGAGCGTTCCTGACGCTGCTTCTTCCCAATGGGGACGCCTCGCTTGCCCTGGCCAAGGGCATCTACGAGGGAGCCGCACAGCTAGGCCAGACGTACGGCTGCCCTATCCTCGGCGGCGACACGAACACCTGGCCCGGCAAGGTCGCCGTCAGCGTGACCGTGCTGGGTCGCTGCCCTTTCGAGAAACCGCTGCTGCGCGAAGGGGCTCAGCCAGGGGATGCGATTTACGTGACCGGCAGGCTTGGTGGTAGCATCCTGGGAGGTCACATCGACTTCCATCCGCGCGTGCGTGAGGCGATCCGGCTGCGTGAGATTTGCGGTTTGACCGCAGGCATGGACGTCAGCGACGGCATCTCGATCGACCTGCCACGGCTCTGCGAGCGAAGCCATGTCGGGGCCGAGATCGACGTACGCACGCTTCCCATTTCGGACGCGGCCCGGCAAATGAGCCAGTCGACCGGCAAGCCTGCCTGGTGGCATGCGTTGAACGACGGCGAGGACTTCGAGCTTCTCTTCACCGTCCCCTCAGGCGAAGCCAATCGCCTGGAAGCCCAATGGACGGAGTCGACCCCAGTGACAAAAATAGGAACCATTCAATCAGGCACCGAGCTGACCATGCTGGACGCAACAGGCCAGCGACAGCCGCTCAAGCCGGAAGGTTTTTCGCACCAGTAA
- a CDS encoding S1C family serine protease, with protein sequence MRSPSLNILAVRLCWLLLATMVCYSPVFSGPFAQATELRMTPIVKAVQGAKDAIVNIHGHKTVSTVSAVGGDTPRQVNGMGTGVIIDRRGFIVTNHHVVDGVRRIQVTFNNGETLIARLIAHDLTTDLAVIKVDASKELPCINIGKSTDLMPGETVIAVGNAYGYENSVTRGIISALHRSVQVTENQKYDDLIQTDASINPGNSGGPLLNIDGQMIGINVAVRVGAQGIGFAIPVDNVMEIASRMMSTERMSDQSHGIRGKTMWEGDTPTFKITGVEKDSPADAAGLRIGDTLTKIGEQKIERQLDVELALLNRTLNEEVTLEVDRAGETGKQLAIVTKSVSGATNVSDLAWRTMGVRVKPMPENDFAQLSSRYRGGLQVTAVRAGSPAELEGIQIGDILVGMHDWETISYENLDYILKNKSVTTRGAIRFYILRERDTLYGDISLAATQQITQR encoded by the coding sequence ATGCGTTCACCCTCCTTGAATATCCTCGCCGTTCGTCTTTGCTGGCTATTGCTTGCGACAATGGTGTGCTATTCACCGGTCTTCTCCGGCCCATTCGCTCAAGCCACTGAACTCCGCATGACCCCAATCGTCAAAGCGGTTCAAGGGGCCAAAGACGCAATCGTCAACATCCACGGACATAAGACGGTATCCACCGTCAGTGCCGTCGGCGGCGATACGCCCCGTCAAGTCAACGGCATGGGTACCGGCGTGATCATCGATCGCCGCGGCTTCATCGTCACCAACCACCACGTCGTTGACGGCGTCCGACGCATTCAAGTTACATTCAACAATGGCGAAACGCTCATTGCCCGCCTGATCGCTCACGACCTGACGACCGACCTGGCCGTTATTAAGGTCGATGCTTCCAAAGAGCTTCCTTGCATCAATATTGGCAAGTCGACCGACCTGATGCCTGGTGAAACGGTCATTGCAGTCGGCAATGCCTACGGATACGAAAACTCGGTCACTCGCGGCATCATCAGTGCTCTGCACCGTAGCGTTCAGGTCACCGAGAACCAGAAGTACGACGACCTGATTCAAACCGATGCCAGCATCAACCCCGGCAACTCCGGCGGCCCACTGTTGAACATCGACGGTCAGATGATCGGCATCAACGTTGCCGTTCGCGTCGGTGCCCAAGGCATTGGCTTTGCGATTCCTGTCGACAACGTGATGGAAATCGCTTCCCGCATGATGTCGACCGAACGCATGAGCGATCAATCGCACGGCATCCGCGGCAAGACGATGTGGGAAGGGGACACCCCCACCTTCAAGATCACCGGCGTTGAAAAAGACAGCCCAGCGGACGCAGCCGGCCTCCGCATCGGCGACACGCTGACCAAGATCGGCGAGCAAAAGATCGAACGTCAGCTCGACGTCGAACTCGCTTTGCTCAATCGCACGCTCAACGAAGAAGTGACCCTGGAAGTCGACCGTGCTGGCGAAACCGGCAAGCAGTTGGCCATCGTCACCAAGAGCGTCAGCGGAGCGACCAACGTTTCCGACCTGGCCTGGCGAACGATGGGCGTCCGGGTCAAACCGATGCCTGAGAATGACTTCGCTCAGCTTTCCAGCCGATACCGCGGCGGCCTGCAGGTTACCGCCGTGCGAGCTGGCAGCCCCGCCGAACTCGAAGGGATCCAGATCGGCGACATCCTGGTCGGCATGCACGATTGGGAAACGATCTCGTACGAGAACCTCGACTACATCCTGAAAAACAAGTCGGTCACGACCCGCGGTGCGATTCGCTTCTACATCCTGCGAGAACGCGACACCCTCTACGGCGACATCAGCCTGGCCGCCACCCAGCAAATCACGCAGCGATAA
- a CDS encoding TIGR03067 domain-containing protein produces MSEKATHPSPDLLHAFGLGQLAPDEATMIEKHISECEPCCETIADLSANDTFIGLLQRADQQPTDQTVDQHSGIAAPGSEGIPAPLAEHPRYEIVGLIGRGGMGDVYKAQHRKMKRTVALKVINRKLFRQGEAVNRFHREVEAAAQLSHPNVVTAHDADQAGDFHFMVMEYVDGVDLSQVVRDRGVLPTEEACEYIRQAALGLQHAYERGMVHRDIKPHNLMVTADGTVKILDFGLASLAPESLSDAEVEEARDELTIAGSIMGTPDFISPEQANNAHAADIRSDIYSLGATFYYLLAGHSPIAGRSVTEKLRNLAENEPESLTMIREDIPADVTAVVEKMLAKNPEERFQTPAEVAEALLPFIDGGNSSTGKPSATRTKSLRNFAIAAGLLGLIASIGVAMMMRESVGDKLAKMDPGVTSVSYPPAGKEYLFLYTVEGAALDGEPAAVCDIGDCRIALLGQDISATRDYSVGVNVAVADSLPESSTRERDSDGKVFFTSNSADGKATCKFHGFKFDLTESMISIGNSWSHKWKDPSSPGLLILVDTKTNRFTTQAMRPRSEREPLPERWIAPPPSEPEPRPGSAEGGLHLSPQLQAGLRQSGQSVTDFQDRLKATLSHAAGIPNDQWEKTGKGMGTDAIQGMPLSKLLIMTAPVDRSNSGDVPAPRAFRMLTSRVPKPLELHKAMSPSQVHGYVSVIQPEYVLKITLDVDPETKRYKGTVWFEAPDLYAGKVDFALKYDAGRMDVVEFILPEQGTKLVRTPNGLWTRSGSETEASANSSKSHEHDRKQPAHLVSDLDRIQGTWQVTYSEDSGRIAPQELLANLRFIIDGQTLTTEIAGRKSVSTYKLDPTSTPKMIDLTENGRSKLGIYDLDGDTLRICIAETGKQRPAAFDSQPNSANDVVIMLKRIHPAVAAAPLATDVPRVTDLDRIQGNWGVTSQLVDGEAIDRNWEKDVIYYMVSGYEVDLIGGSEIDHAKFRLDATKSPKTIDIRHEDGTVERGIYEVEGESLVICSAKPGAKDRPTSLESKKGSGTTLTRFELLDPPLQLDSQRIQKTWQLISSIADGVKVEQDEPLYFIFDEDSLVIDAGTEKERRSYRLVDSDDGPQKINLIFFDGDVTRCIYEIEGDTMRLCIQDMETDERPTSFESTSESKTTLMTFREVPPEYSDHQLIQGTWQLTEKMNHEGLVEASKWKTNPTTYVFQGNKLIRNDGTEKLDTDFYLDYPWGQIMLIDEEWNLTRGGYEIEGDTLQISLSDDEYLPSSPLDKTPTSNTTLLFFKRVNQADKSHEPIQKESQPKRAPLTPLPDMAAEDLEDFSVETGKSVPEVSNLIRQYYIDKYPLFAAVVNKNSHILRTPADFLQKRTRSEIGDLAVDSPVSELINSLSSRPAVTFSEATLLSQDEALVTRVNIYQTFDKTCRVVVSRHRRRYMKPEETYPPTKPITQDELRRLLAGESPQESSTLDEESNVSTKEPHPSPAQEEVDAEALKAQ; encoded by the coding sequence GTGTCTGAGAAAGCAACCCACCCCAGCCCCGACCTGCTGCACGCTTTCGGACTTGGTCAATTGGCTCCTGACGAAGCGACCATGATCGAAAAGCACATCAGCGAGTGTGAACCGTGCTGCGAAACCATCGCCGATCTGTCAGCCAATGACACGTTCATCGGTCTTCTACAACGCGCTGATCAACAACCTACCGATCAGACCGTGGATCAACACTCGGGGATCGCCGCTCCAGGCTCCGAGGGCATCCCGGCTCCGCTCGCCGAGCATCCTCGCTACGAGATCGTCGGCCTGATCGGTCGAGGCGGCATGGGTGACGTCTACAAGGCGCAGCATCGCAAGATGAAACGCACCGTGGCACTGAAGGTCATCAATCGCAAGTTGTTTCGTCAAGGGGAAGCGGTCAATCGTTTCCATCGCGAAGTGGAGGCCGCCGCGCAGTTGTCGCATCCAAATGTCGTCACCGCGCATGACGCCGACCAAGCCGGCGATTTCCATTTCATGGTGATGGAGTACGTCGATGGCGTGGACCTTTCCCAGGTTGTCCGAGACCGAGGCGTGTTGCCAACGGAAGAAGCGTGCGAATACATCCGCCAGGCAGCCCTTGGTCTGCAGCATGCCTACGAACGGGGAATGGTTCACCGCGACATCAAGCCCCACAACCTGATGGTGACTGCGGATGGCACCGTGAAGATCCTCGACTTCGGCCTGGCTTCTCTTGCACCGGAATCCCTTTCGGATGCCGAGGTTGAAGAAGCCCGCGACGAATTGACGATAGCTGGTTCGATTATGGGGACTCCCGATTTCATCTCGCCTGAGCAAGCGAACAATGCCCATGCTGCCGATATTCGCAGCGACATCTATAGCCTGGGGGCGACTTTCTATTACCTGCTCGCCGGACACTCGCCCATTGCTGGCCGAAGTGTCACCGAGAAGCTCCGGAACCTGGCCGAAAACGAGCCGGAATCGCTTACAATGATTCGCGAAGACATTCCCGCCGACGTGACTGCCGTCGTCGAGAAGATGCTGGCCAAGAACCCAGAGGAGCGTTTTCAGACGCCTGCCGAGGTCGCCGAAGCATTGCTACCGTTTATCGATGGCGGAAATTCAAGCACAGGCAAACCCAGCGCAACCCGAACCAAGTCCCTTCGCAACTTCGCGATCGCCGCGGGTTTACTTGGTCTAATCGCGTCAATTGGCGTTGCCATGATGATGCGTGAATCGGTTGGCGACAAGCTTGCCAAGATGGATCCAGGCGTGACGTCGGTCAGTTACCCACCTGCCGGAAAGGAGTATTTGTTTCTGTACACCGTCGAGGGAGCCGCTCTCGATGGAGAGCCCGCGGCGGTTTGCGATATCGGTGACTGCCGCATTGCGTTATTAGGGCAAGACATCTCGGCTACGCGCGACTACAGCGTTGGCGTAAACGTCGCCGTGGCAGATTCGTTACCGGAAAGTTCAACTCGCGAGCGAGATAGCGACGGCAAGGTCTTCTTTACCAGTAACTCGGCGGACGGAAAAGCCACGTGCAAGTTTCACGGCTTCAAGTTCGACCTGACCGAGAGCATGATTTCCATCGGCAATAGTTGGAGTCACAAATGGAAAGATCCCTCATCGCCGGGGCTGTTGATCCTGGTAGACACGAAAACGAACCGTTTCACCACGCAAGCCATGCGGCCGCGATCTGAGAGAGAGCCCCTTCCCGAAAGATGGATCGCGCCGCCGCCAAGCGAGCCTGAGCCCCGACCAGGCAGTGCGGAGGGTGGTCTTCACTTGTCTCCGCAGTTGCAGGCAGGGCTTCGCCAGTCGGGTCAAAGCGTTACGGACTTCCAGGATCGACTGAAGGCCACCCTCAGCCACGCGGCAGGGATTCCCAACGACCAGTGGGAGAAAACGGGCAAAGGAATGGGTACCGATGCGATTCAAGGCATGCCCCTCTCGAAGTTGCTGATCATGACGGCTCCTGTGGACCGTTCAAACTCAGGCGATGTACCCGCTCCACGAGCCTTCCGCATGCTCACCAGTCGCGTGCCCAAACCGCTGGAGCTTCACAAGGCGATGTCCCCAAGCCAGGTTCACGGCTATGTCTCGGTCATTCAACCGGAGTACGTCCTCAAGATAACGCTCGATGTCGATCCCGAAACGAAGCGATACAAGGGAACCGTCTGGTTTGAGGCTCCCGATCTCTACGCCGGCAAGGTCGATTTTGCTCTGAAGTACGATGCGGGACGCATGGACGTGGTCGAGTTCATACTGCCTGAGCAAGGCACGAAGCTCGTCCGAACCCCAAACGGTCTGTGGACTCGCAGCGGTAGTGAAACAGAAGCCAGTGCGAATAGCAGCAAAAGCCATGAGCATGATCGTAAGCAGCCTGCCCACTTGGTATCGGATCTCGATCGCATCCAAGGAACTTGGCAAGTTACTTATTCGGAAGATAGCGGCAGAATTGCTCCGCAAGAGTTACTCGCGAATCTCCGCTTCATCATTGATGGGCAAACACTCACCACGGAGATCGCTGGACGCAAAAGCGTCTCGACGTACAAACTCGATCCGACGAGCACTCCTAAGATGATTGATCTCACGGAGAACGGTCGCAGCAAGCTTGGCATCTACGACCTCGACGGGGACACACTAAGGATTTGCATCGCTGAAACTGGCAAGCAGCGTCCGGCGGCCTTCGACTCGCAGCCCAACTCGGCAAACGACGTCGTCATCATGCTTAAACGGATTCACCCAGCGGTGGCGGCAGCACCTCTTGCTACCGACGTTCCCAGAGTCACGGATCTCGATCGCATCCAAGGCAATTGGGGTGTGACTTCCCAACTCGTCGATGGAGAGGCCATCGACCGGAATTGGGAAAAGGACGTGATCTACTACATGGTGTCCGGATACGAGGTCGACTTGATCGGCGGATCCGAGATCGATCACGCGAAATTTCGCCTGGATGCGACCAAGAGCCCCAAGACCATTGATATTCGACACGAAGACGGAACGGTCGAACGCGGCATCTATGAAGTCGAGGGAGAGTCACTGGTGATTTGCTCGGCGAAACCCGGAGCCAAGGATCGTCCCACTTCGCTCGAATCAAAGAAAGGTTCCGGAACGACGCTCACCAGATTCGAGCTTCTGGATCCACCTCTTCAGCTCGATAGCCAGCGTATTCAGAAAACCTGGCAGTTGATATCCAGTATCGCTGACGGAGTGAAAGTAGAACAAGACGAGCCCTTATATTTCATCTTCGACGAAGATAGTCTCGTGATCGATGCTGGCACGGAGAAGGAAAGACGTAGCTATCGCCTGGTGGACAGCGACGACGGTCCCCAGAAGATCAATCTCATCTTTTTCGATGGGGATGTGACACGCTGCATCTATGAAATCGAAGGAGACACGATGCGCTTGTGCATCCAAGACATGGAAACCGATGAGCGTCCCACGTCATTCGAGTCTACTTCCGAATCGAAAACGACGCTGATGACTTTCAGAGAGGTTCCGCCGGAGTACTCCGATCATCAGTTAATCCAGGGCACCTGGCAACTCACCGAAAAAATGAATCATGAAGGTCTTGTCGAAGCGTCCAAGTGGAAAACCAATCCGACGACCTATGTATTTCAAGGCAACAAGCTAATCCGGAATGACGGAACGGAAAAGCTGGATACCGACTTCTATCTTGACTATCCCTGGGGTCAAATCATGCTGATCGACGAAGAGTGGAATCTCACCCGGGGCGGGTATGAAATCGAGGGAGATACCCTCCAAATTAGCCTGTCCGATGACGAGTATCTTCCGTCAAGTCCATTGGATAAGACGCCAACTTCCAACACGACGCTTCTGTTCTTCAAGCGAGTTAATCAAGCGGATAAGAGTCACGAACCAATCCAGAAAGAGTCGCAGCCGAAACGAGCCCCCTTAACCCCGCTGCCTGATATGGCGGCCGAAGACCTTGAAGATTTCTCGGTCGAGACGGGTAAATCCGTGCCCGAAGTAAGCAACTTGATTCGGCAGTATTACATTGACAAATACCCCTTGTTCGCAGCGGTCGTCAACAAGAACTCCCATATCTTGCGCACGCCTGCAGATTTTCTGCAAAAAAGAACGCGTAGCGAAATTGGTGATCTGGCGGTCGATTCTCCGGTCTCTGAGTTAATCAATTCCTTGTCCAGCCGTCCGGCGGTCACGTTCTCCGAGGCAACATTACTCTCGCAAGACGAAGCACTCGTGACTCGCGTCAACATATATCAAACGTTCGACAAAACGTGCCGGGTTGTGGTATCGCGGCACCGTCGCCGCTATATGAAACCCGAAGAAACGTATCCGCCTACAAAACCAATTACCCAAGACGAACTTCGCCGACTCCTTGCCGGTGAATCGCCGCAAGAGTCATCGACGCTGGATGAAGAATCGAATGTTTCCACCAAGGAGCCTCATCCATCTCCCGCCCAGGAAGAAGTCGACGCCGAAGCATTGAAAGCGCAATAA
- a CDS encoding RNA polymerase sigma factor yields the protein MNETSLSLLHRLRHASESDSWTRLVDMYAPLIRAWLRKYDVQESDAEDLVQEVLVAVSKDVSNFEHKGQPGAFRAWLKGILVNRLRNFWRTRDRRREARGESDLDRRLAELESPTSELSRLWNDEHDRYVLKQLLILAKPHFTPTTWTAFDRVALRGESPRDVASEMQISLNAVITAKSRVLRRLRLEADGLVDSYSDFKVES from the coding sequence ATGAACGAAACGTCGCTCAGCCTCCTCCATCGCCTCAGACACGCTTCCGAATCCGATAGCTGGACTCGGCTTGTCGATATGTATGCTCCTTTAATCAGGGCATGGCTGCGAAAATACGACGTGCAAGAGAGCGATGCCGAAGACCTCGTGCAGGAGGTCCTGGTGGCCGTCTCGAAGGATGTCTCCAACTTCGAGCACAAGGGGCAGCCGGGCGCTTTTCGGGCATGGCTCAAGGGGATTCTGGTCAATCGGCTGCGAAACTTCTGGCGAACGCGTGATCGTCGACGCGAGGCGCGCGGTGAATCCGATCTCGACCGAAGACTGGCCGAACTGGAGAGCCCCACCAGCGAGTTGAGCCGCCTCTGGAACGACGAACACGACCGATACGTACTCAAACAGCTCCTGATTCTGGCAAAGCCTCATTTCACTCCGACTACCTGGACAGCGTTCGATCGGGTCGCTCTGAGGGGGGAAAGTCCACGTGATGTGGCCTCCGAAATGCAAATTTCCTTGAATGCCGTCATCACTGCTAAGTCCCGCGTACTGCGAAGGTTACGTCTGGAAGCGGATGGGCTCGTCGATTCCTATTCAGATTTTAAGGTTGAGAGCTGA
- a CDS encoding 3-ketoacyl-ACP reductase, whose translation MSKRVAIVTGSSRGIGRAIAEQLAADGYSVTVNYNSSPDAAMQVVAGIENAGGEAIAVQANVSSEQGRSQLIQDTLAKWNRLDVLVNNAGITSPGRLDILEATSENWDLVLGTNLKGPFFLTQDAANQMLSQIEEGTIPAGKIINLSSLSSYASSPNRADYCIAKAGLAMMTQLFADRLGNEHIQVFEVCPGIIATDMTGPVKEKYDLQIAEGLTPIKRWGQPEDVAKAVSAICADYFPFSTGQRINVDGGFHLRRL comes from the coding sequence ATGTCGAAGCGTGTTGCGATTGTGACGGGTAGTTCCCGTGGTATTGGCCGTGCGATTGCCGAGCAACTGGCCGCCGATGGATACAGCGTCACGGTGAATTACAATTCCAGCCCCGATGCCGCCATGCAGGTCGTTGCCGGTATCGAAAACGCCGGAGGGGAAGCGATCGCCGTGCAGGCCAATGTTTCCTCCGAGCAGGGACGGTCGCAGCTCATTCAAGACACCCTCGCCAAATGGAACCGCCTGGACGTGCTGGTCAACAATGCTGGCATCACCTCGCCAGGGCGGCTCGATATTTTGGAGGCCACCTCCGAGAACTGGGACTTGGTGCTGGGCACCAACTTGAAGGGGCCGTTCTTCCTTACGCAAGACGCCGCCAACCAGATGCTATCGCAGATCGAAGAAGGCACGATCCCAGCCGGCAAGATCATCAACCTGTCGTCTCTTTCCTCGTATGCCAGCAGCCCGAACCGGGCCGATTACTGCATCGCCAAGGCAGGTCTCGCGATGATGACGCAGCTCTTCGCCGATCGTTTGGGGAACGAGCACATCCAGGTCTTCGAGGTCTGCCCCGGCATCATCGCCACCGACATGACCGGCCCGGTGAAAGAGAAATACGACCTGCAGATCGCCGAGGGGCTTACCCCCATCAAACGCTGGGGACAGCCTGAAGACGTCGCCAAGGCCGTCTCCGCCATCTGCGCCGACTACTTCCCCTTCAGCACCGGCCAACGCATCAACGTCGACGGCGGCTTCCACCTCCGCCGATTGTAA